The genome window GCTACCACTATCCTCGGCGATGAATCTGAGGATGTCTTCAAGCTCTGCGCAGGCAAGCGGTGATAGAACCCAAGCCGGCATCGATCAGGATCTAACGCCTCGTCCACTGCGTAGCTTGGCCCGAAGTCTCTCCACGGCCTTGGGGCCGTCGACCCATCCGTGCTCTTCGGCGGAGCGCAGCCCCTCGTCGATGAGCCCCCGAAAATAAGTCCGCGCGCGCTGCTTGAGCTCTTCCGGCAGCAAGGCGAGCTCTTCATCGCTCAGATCTTCGTAGAGCCATTTCTCCATCAGGCGGCGATGCTCTGCTTCTTCGAGCAGGCGGAGGCCGTCCCGAACCACTTCGCTGGCGGTGCGGTAGCGGCCGTTGGCCACCTGGGAGCGAATGAATTGCTCCTGAGCCGGGGGCAGTGACACGTTCATGGTTTGTCGAGTAGCCATAGAAGGAAGATGCCATCCAGGAGTGTCTGTGTCAATAGTTGCCACAGCGGATCTTGAGGCTACTTGTTGCAAGAGGTCCATGGGGCGGGACGAAACGAGGTCCGCGCGATAGAGTAGCCGCGCGAACGTTTTACGGAGCCTTGGGAGCCGGAGCGGTCCCATCGGACCGGTCGGGCCGGGCTCGTCCGCCAGAAGATCATCCGCTAGCATCTGCGAGGAGCTATGACCGAGACCAAGACCAGAGCGCAGAAGACCCTGGAAGAGTTGCAGGAGCGGCTGGAGGCTGCCCGCCAGGGAGGAGGGGAGGCGCGCATCGAGCGCCAACATGCCGCCGGCAAGCTGACGGCCCGGGAGCGCATCGAATTGTTGTGCGACCCGGGGTCCTTCGTCGAGCTGGACGCCCTGGTCACCCACCGCTGTCGGGATTTCGGGATGGAGAAAAAGTCCATCCCCGGGGATGGCGTGGTCACCGGCTACGGCACCGTCGATGGGCGCCTGATCTACGTCTTCGCCCAGGACTTCACGGTCTGGGGCGGCTCCCTGTCGGAGACTAACGCCCGCAAGATCTGCAAGATCATGGATCTGGCGGTGGAGAACGGTGCGCCGCTCATCGGTCTCAACGACTCCGGTGGCGCGCGCATTCAGGAGGGAGTCGCTTCCCTGGGCGGCTACGCCGACATCTTCCTGCGCAACACCCTGGCCTCCGGGGTGGTGCCGCAGATCAGCGCCATCATGGGTCCCTGCGCTGGCGGCGCGGTGTACTCGCCGGCCATCACCGACTTCATCTTCATGGTCGAGGGCACGAGCTACATGTTCGTCACCGGCCCCGACGTCATCCGCACCGTCACCCACGAAGAGGTGAGCAAGGAGGAGCTGGGCGGTGCCGGCACTCACAGTGGCAAGAGCGGCGTCTGTCATTTCACCGCCGCCAACGACGCCGCCTGCCTGATCGCCATCCGGGAGCTGCTCTCCTTCCTGCCCAGCAACAACCTCGACGACCCGCCGGCGGGAACCAGCGAAGACGACCCCAACCGCCAGGACGAGGCGATCAACGACCTGATTCCGTCGGATCCCAACAAGCCCTACGACATGCGCAAGCTCATCGAGGCGGTGGTGGATGACGGCCGCTTCCTGGAGGTGCACGCCAACTACGCCAAGAACATCTTGGTGGGCTTCGCCCGCATGGGCAACCAGAGCGTCGGCATCGTCGCCAATCAGCCGGCCTACCTGGCGGGAGTGCTGGACATCGACGCCTCCCTCAAGGGCGCGCGTTTCGTGCGCTTCTGCGACGCCTTCAACATTCCGCTGGTGACCTTCGAGGACGTCCCCGGCTTCCTGCCCGGGACTCAACAGGAGTACGGCGGCATCATCAAGCACGGTGCCAAGCTGCTCTTCGCCTACGCCGAGGCGACGGTGCCAAAGATCACCGTCATCACCCGCAAGGCCTATGGCGGTGCCTATTGCGTCATGGCCAGCAAGCACCTGCGCACCGACGCCAACTTCGCCTACCCCATGGCGGAGATCGCCGTCATGGGGCCGGAGGGGGCGGTGAACGTGCTCTACAAGCGTGAGCTGGAGCAGGCCGGAGACGGCGCCGCGGAGCTGCGTCACGAGATGGTCGAGGAGTACCGGCGCAAATTCGGCAATCCCTACATCGCGGCGGAGCGCGGCTTCGTGGACGCGGTCATCGAGCCCAAGGAAACGC of Acidobacteriota bacterium contains these proteins:
- a CDS encoding type II toxin-antitoxin system ParD family antitoxin, yielding MNVSLPPAQEQFIRSQVANGRYRTASEVVRDGLRLLEEAEHRRLMEKWLYEDLSDEELALLPEELKQRARTYFRGLIDEGLRSAEEHGWVDGPKAVERLRAKLRSGRGVRS
- a CDS encoding acyl-CoA carboxylase subunit beta; the encoded protein is MTETKTRAQKTLEELQERLEAARQGGGEARIERQHAAGKLTARERIELLCDPGSFVELDALVTHRCRDFGMEKKSIPGDGVVTGYGTVDGRLIYVFAQDFTVWGGSLSETNARKICKIMDLAVENGAPLIGLNDSGGARIQEGVASLGGYADIFLRNTLASGVVPQISAIMGPCAGGAVYSPAITDFIFMVEGTSYMFVTGPDVIRTVTHEEVSKEELGGAGTHSGKSGVCHFTAANDAACLIAIRELLSFLPSNNLDDPPAGTSEDDPNRQDEAINDLIPSDPNKPYDMRKLIEAVVDDGRFLEVHANYAKNILVGFARMGNQSVGIVANQPAYLAGVLDIDASLKGARFVRFCDAFNIPLVTFEDVPGFLPGTQQEYGGIIKHGAKLLFAYAEATVPKITVITRKAYGGAYCVMASKHLRTDANFAYPMAEIAVMGPEGAVNVLYKRELEQAGDGAAELRHEMVEEYRRKFGNPYIAAERGFVDAVIEPKETRPRVIRSLRQLAGKRSTMPAKRHGNLPL